In Deinococcus psychrotolerans, a genomic segment contains:
- a CDS encoding alpha/beta fold hydrolase, giving the protein MTPLKGQNLKLILLLSSSLILAACAPAAQQQTAVISSTQSVTLNNAVTVPAVGERKATLIYYSGGKVKPEAYRWLGEALAPSGIQTVIVGFPQDLAFFAPTRADEVLAALPSSEPVYLAGHSLGGVTAAQYLESHQGRISGLILMGSYPADNVTLRGQKLRVLDLLAENDGLSLPAKVEDGLKRLPAYTQLVRLPGAVHAFFGRYGAQAGDGTPTASRVDTEARIVTAVRSFILGQ; this is encoded by the coding sequence ATGACACCGCTCAAAGGGCAAAACTTAAAATTGATCTTGCTGCTCTCGTCGTCGCTGATTTTGGCGGCCTGCGCTCCCGCTGCCCAGCAGCAAACCGCCGTTATCAGTTCTACGCAGTCGGTCACCCTCAACAACGCCGTGACCGTGCCTGCTGTGGGCGAGCGCAAAGCCACCCTGATCTACTACTCCGGCGGCAAAGTCAAACCGGAGGCTTACCGCTGGCTGGGTGAAGCGCTGGCTCCTTCGGGCATTCAAACCGTGATCGTGGGCTTTCCGCAAGACTTGGCCTTTTTTGCGCCCACCCGCGCCGACGAAGTACTGGCCGCGCTGCCCTCCAGCGAGCCGGTGTATTTGGCGGGCCACAGCCTCGGCGGCGTGACGGCGGCGCAGTACTTGGAAAGCCATCAGGGGCGTATCTCCGGTTTGATTTTGATGGGCTCTTATCCTGCCGACAACGTGACTCTGCGCGGCCAGAAACTGCGGGTGCTGGACTTGCTGGCTGAAAACGATGGACTCAGCCTGCCCGCCAAGGTGGAAGACGGCCTCAAACGCTTGCCGGCATACACTCAACTGGTGCGCTTGCCCGGAGCCGTCCACGCCTTCTTTGGCCGCTACGGTGCTCAAGCGGGCGACGGCACGCCCACCGCCAGCCGCGTAGACACCGAAGCGCGAATCGTGACGGCGGTGCGCAGCTTCATTTTGGGTCAGTAG
- the fdhD gene encoding formate dehydrogenase accessory sulfurtransferase FdhD, whose product MPNQTTQYPVGAYRDAEFSALTDVLAIEEPLELRVDADPAFTLSLMMRTPGHDRELVTGWLWAEGLLDAVDALELNPDTPNVIALRGDVGRLRGAARASFTSAACGVCGSGSVERLSIRAEPVIWTPPPLTPQLILDLPERLRAAQTGFNATGGLHAAGLFSAGGELLCAYEDVGRHNATDKVVGWAALRGELPLSDRILVTSSRAGFEIVQKAALAGVAVVVTVGAASSLAADTAAALNLSLLGFVRGERFNVYAGGERVQKIE is encoded by the coding sequence GTGCCGAACCAGACCACCCAATATCCGGTTGGGGCTTACCGAGACGCCGAGTTCAGTGCCCTGACCGACGTGTTGGCCATCGAGGAGCCGCTGGAACTGCGCGTTGACGCTGATCCGGCGTTTACCCTCAGCTTGATGATGAGGACGCCCGGCCATGACCGCGAGTTGGTGACGGGTTGGCTGTGGGCCGAGGGGCTGCTGGACGCGGTGGACGCGCTGGAACTCAACCCAGACACCCCCAATGTAATTGCCCTGCGCGGCGACGTGGGGCGGCTGCGCGGCGCGGCGCGGGCAAGTTTTACCTCGGCGGCGTGCGGCGTGTGCGGGTCGGGCAGCGTGGAGCGGCTGAGCATTCGGGCTGAGCCCGTCATCTGGACCCCGCCGCCGCTGACCCCCCAACTGATTTTGGACTTGCCGGAACGCCTCCGAGCAGCTCAGACCGGCTTTAACGCCACCGGCGGCCTGCATGCAGCGGGCCTTTTTAGCGCGGGAGGCGAACTGCTGTGCGCTTACGAGGATGTGGGCCGCCACAATGCCACCGACAAAGTGGTGGGCTGGGCGGCCCTGCGCGGTGAGCTGCCGCTGTCCGACCGGATTCTAGTGACCAGCAGCCGGGCAGGCTTTGAAATCGTGCAGAAAGCGGCGCTGGCAGGCGTGGCCGTGGTGGTCACGGTGGGGGCGGCCAGCAGCCTCGCTGCCGACACCGCCGCCGCGCTGAACCTGAGCTTGCTGGGCTTCGTGCGCGGGGAGCGCTTCAATGTGTACGCGGGTGGGGAGCGGGTGCAAAAGATTGAGTAA
- a CDS encoding DedA family protein, with protein MLWQVLAWLDSLNPFWLHFSSFTLMFLEGMGIPGIPGFLPMLALSESIHAGQTTLWEALLSGTLGNWLGSLAGYRLAASLLTRLPLSWQRLAHSRRTARLMNRYGGLLVVVSRTIGSLRTPVTLYAGASHYAWPAYLAFSALGAALHVGVWQTLIWRFGPSILEQFERLQGQALPYLIGAAVVVAGVVWWRHKHKAPEEIEI; from the coding sequence ATGCTCTGGCAAGTGTTGGCTTGGCTCGATTCTCTTAATCCATTTTGGCTGCACTTTTCCAGCTTTACGCTGATGTTTTTGGAAGGCATGGGCATTCCGGGCATTCCGGGTTTTTTGCCGATGCTGGCTTTGTCCGAGTCCATTCACGCCGGACAGACCACGCTCTGGGAAGCGCTGCTGTCGGGCACGTTGGGCAACTGGTTGGGGAGCTTGGCAGGCTACCGCCTCGCCGCCTCACTGTTGACGCGCTTGCCCCTGAGCTGGCAACGCCTCGCCCACAGCCGCCGGACGGCCCGCTTGATGAACCGTTACGGCGGCCTCCTGGTGGTGGTCAGCCGCACCATCGGTTCGCTCAGAACGCCGGTAACGCTTTATGCCGGAGCCTCGCACTACGCTTGGCCCGCTTACCTGGCTTTCAGTGCGCTGGGCGCGGCGCTGCATGTCGGCGTATGGCAAACCCTGATCTGGAGATTCGGCCCCAGCATTCTGGAGCAGTTTGAGCGGCTGCAAGGTCAGGCCTTGCCGTATTTGATCGGCGCGGCGGTGGTGGTGGCGGGCGTGGTGTGGTGGCGGCACAAGCATAAAGCGCCGGAAGAAATTGAGATTTAG
- a CDS encoding DUF1641 domain-containing protein, with translation MAKYIQYTPKPKTSQEHYADAEFESAEARTESLKLLRELHEAGVLDVLSKLVRGGEGLTSAIFHTLSDEGSLKAIRNVTELGKTLGSLDPQAVGQLGAVLNAGVNEGARSVAQGKGVGLTDLLKLLNDKDVQLALGAVFGLLKGAGRALREARGDTTNTPNQGEFDRHDQIQPTPNAPKRPTKPVRSKPVSSK, from the coding sequence ATGGCCAAATACATCCAGTACACCCCCAAACCCAAGACTTCACAAGAACACTACGCCGACGCTGAGTTCGAGAGCGCCGAGGCCCGCACCGAGTCGCTCAAGCTGCTGCGCGAACTGCACGAAGCGGGCGTGCTGGACGTGCTGAGTAAATTGGTGCGCGGCGGCGAGGGCCTGACGTCCGCCATCTTTCACACGCTCAGCGATGAGGGCAGCCTCAAAGCCATCCGCAACGTCACCGAACTCGGCAAAACGCTGGGGTCGCTCGATCCGCAAGCGGTGGGCCAGCTCGGCGCTGTGCTCAATGCTGGGGTCAACGAAGGCGCTCGCAGCGTGGCGCAGGGCAAAGGCGTGGGCCTGACCGATCTGCTCAAATTGCTGAACGATAAAGACGTGCAACTAGCGCTGGGCGCAGTGTTCGGCCTGCTCAAGGGCGCGGGCAGAGCGCTCAGGGAAGCGCGGGGCGACACCACCAACACGCCAAATCAGGGCGAGTTTGACCGCCACGACCAGATTCAGCCGACGCCCAACGCGCCCAAGCGCCCGACCAAGCCCGTTCGCAGCAAGCCGGTTTCCAGCAAGTAA